The Eretmochelys imbricata isolate rEreImb1 chromosome 19, rEreImb1.hap1, whole genome shotgun sequence genome contains a region encoding:
- the LUZP1 gene encoding leucine zipper protein 1 isoform X2: MAEFTGYKETSNRHLRFKLQSLGRRLDELEEATKNLQKAEDELLDLQDKVIQAEGSNSSMLADVEALRKRVLKIEGKDEEIKKAEELCQLMKEKLEGEESLTRELKSEIERLQKRMAELEKLEEAFGRSKNDCTQLCLSLNEEKNLTKKISTELEILRMKVKELEASEDRLDKTEHSLVSELEKLKSLTLSFASERKHFNEREKQNEKLIQELTQKLEQNNKLNRADQTRNASNLLERSSNSLLDRNDLRIEDDLTSVLPSKEARRKGSLDYLKHVENETRNKSENQKNKNQEDNKVKDLNQEIEKLKIQIKHFESLEEELKKMKAKNNDLQDSYLSEQNKNKLLTGQLEEIQIKIKKQKDMENGEVESEEMSFPSRIRHDRPKYRGITAEPAISKHKSRELSPQHRRERTRNREFSSNNDNYTTSSKQVPSPSLITRRTAKASSTSALLDTVISDTKRMEDKSAVATYLSMQKDSGAPQNEVKKSREQPSVLSRYPPAAHEHKSWKASSKPGNESGLKTKIEKPSQTFSDVCQGNSDALDEKSSKGEMTVSLTEKMKISQAEMSDLCVEIPFMKNNHAPSNETASSYRYHISSQMLAAESTSSKAEAATVSVVSHRQSPEGRSKRTINSQEREFTDSFHENIKPPTLLKYSNNSRSQEDILQILTSQGKEGMDQSAPSVTGQTNVGIKPDSLRSKAIKPAIHEKLSTDEEMGKSTNVTTESELETRKKPSSREFSSSRGVLRASLFESDKNTGNEDDPPKSIKISSDATSVGLKSRRSFSPREALRSKAIIKPVIIEKDMKEVMGGAGSEEYSQKQKSLFKTVTNKMKSSITIFPSEPANTRTNTNEAAKERHTSTSNIRVTPNELSTITNNISTPFEISINKSDIALKLSEADKIGDLALRNTTETLISRSSIMIKPSETIEKNSCEPSLETISWKSHGSLESDSPETKHITLRSSWRTRRGLQSLEDSQIKVEKNTASIRTKACKSSTDLSEMEGTNARIHLLEQNSRRSRATINSWNTPELEFRRTQSSLSASELSTRRSYVHDPITASTWNHKTLPEESKDFVPSSRRKQYGSSEQLSQAETSEKRPTSQMELQRRTGTSPHAQLGSKTEDQAISHSSQMTSRR; encoded by the coding sequence atggcagaATTTACAGGTTATAAGGAGACTTCAAATCGCCATCTTCGATTCAAGTTACAGAGTCTTGGCCGTCGTCTTGATGAACTGGAAGAAGCAACAAAAAATCTCCAGAAAGCGGAGGATGAGCTTCTTGACCTTCAAGACAAAGTTATCCAGGCAGAAGGCAGCAATTCTAGCATGCTTGCTGACGTAGAAGCTCTGAGAAAAAGAGTGCTGAAAATTGAAGGCAAGgatgaagaaataaaaaaagctgAAGAGCTCTGTCAGCTGATGAAGGAAAAACTGGAGGGCGAGGAAAGCCTCACTCGAGAACTTAAATCAGAAATTGAACGGCTTCAGAAGAGAATGGCAGAACTGGAAAAACTGGAGGAAGCTTTTGGCAGGAGCAAGAATGATTGTACTCAGCTGTGTCTGAGccttaatgaagaaaaaaatttgACTAAAAAAATATCTACAGAGTTGGAAATACTTAGGATGAAAGTAAAAGAACTTGAAGCATCTGAAGACAGACTGGATAAAACTGAACATAGTTTAGTAAGTGAGTTAGAAAAGCTGAAATCTCTAACACTGAGCTTTGCTAGTGAAAGAAAACACTTCAATGAAAGAGAAAAGCAGAATGAAAAATTAATCCAGGAGCTAACACAAAAACtagaacaaaacaacaaactaAATAGGGCAGATCAAACTAGAAATGCATCAAACCTGCTAGAAAGATCATCAAATAGTCTTCTGGATAGAAATGACCTGAGAATTGAAGATGACTTGACATCTGTGTTGCCCTCTAAAGAAGCCAGAAGAAAGGGAAGCTTGGATTATCTAAAGCATGTAGAAAATGAAACCAGAAATAAATCAGAAAatcaaaagaataaaaatcaaGAAGACAACAAAGTGAAAGATCTCAATCAAGAAATTGAGAAACTTAAAattcaaattaaacattttgaatcTTTAGAAGAAGaacttaaaaaaatgaaagccaaaAATAATGACCTGCAAGATAGTTATCTGAGTGAACAGAATAAAAACAAGCTCCTGACTGGTCAATTGGAagaaattcaaattaaaataaaaaaacaaaaggatatGGAGAACGGTGAGGTGGAAAGTGAAGAAATGAGCTTTCCCAGCAGAATTAGACATGACAGACCTAAATACAGAGGTATCACAGCTGAGCCGGCAATTTCAAAGCACAAGTCACGGGAGCTTTCACCTCAGCATAGACGGGAGAGAACACGGAACAGAGAGTTCTCTTCCAATAATGACAATTATACCACAAGCAGCAAGCAAGTTCCCAGTCCAAGTTTAATTACTAGGAGAACAGCAAAGGCATCTAGTACATCTGCTCTACTAGACACTGTGATTAGTGATACAAAAAGAATGGAAGACAAATCAGCAGTTGCTACATATTTATCTATGCAGAAAGATAGTGGTGCGCCACAAAATGAAGTGAAGAAATCTAGAGAGCAGCCATCTGTGCTGAGTCGATACCCACCGGCTGCACATGAGCACAAATCTTGGAAAGCATCTTCCAAACCTGGGAATGAAAGTGGACTGAAGACCAAGATTGAAAAGCCATCTCAGACATTTAGTGATGTTTGCCAAGGTAACTCTGATGCACTTGATGAAAAATCAAGCAAAGGAGAAATGACTGTATCTTTGACTGAAAAGATGAAAATAAGCCAAGCAGAGATGTCTGATCTCTGTGTAGAGATACCCTTTATGAAAAATAATCATGCACCATCAAATGAAACAGCTTCATCATATAGATACCATATCTCTTCTCAGATGTTAGCAGCTGAATCCACCAGCTCTAAAGCAGAAGCAGCAACAGTCTCTGTTGTATCTCACAGACAGTCCCCAGAAGGGAGATCTAAAAGAACAATAAACTCCCAAGAAAGAGAATTTACAGACTCTTTTCATGAAAATATAAAGCCCCCAACTTTATTAAAGTATTCAAACAACTCAAGAAGTCAAGAAGACATTTTACAGATTCTCACAAGTCAAGGTAAGGAGGGAATGGACCAATCTGCACCATCAGTTACAGGTCAGACAAATGTTGGCATAAAACCTGACTCTTTGAGATCCAAAGCCATCAAACCAGCTATCCATGAAAAACTTAGTACAGATGAGGAGATGGGTAAAAGCACCAATGTTACTACTGAGTCGGAACTGGAGACGAGAAAAAAACCCAGTTCCAGAGAATTCTCAAGCTCCAGAGGAGTTCTCAGAGCATCTCTCTTTGAAAGTGATAAAAATACTGGAAATGAAGATGACCCCCCAAAATCCATAAAGATATCTTCAGATGCCACCAGTGTAGGATTGAAATCCAGACGGTCATTCAGTCCCAGAGAAGCTTTGAGATCAAAAGCCATCATTAAACCTGTAATAATTGAAAAGGACATGAAAGAAGTAATGGGAGGGGCTGGGTCTGAAGAATACTCTCAAAAACAGAAATCTCTCTTTAAAACTGtgacaaataaaatgaaaagcagcATAACAATCTTCCCCTCTGAGCCAGCCAACACAAGGACCAACACAAATGAAGCAGCAAAGGAAAGACATACTTCTACCAGCAATATTAGAGTCACTCCAAATGAGCTGTCAACCATAACAAACAACATCAGCACACCCTTTGAGATCTCAATTAATAAGAGTGATATTGCTCTGAAATTATCTGAGGCAGATAAAATTGGGGACTTAGCTCTGAGAAACACGACAGAAACACTAATCTCAAGAAGCAGTATTATGATAAAACCTTCTGAAACCATTGAGAAGAACAGTTGTGAGCCATCCTTAGAGACAATCAGCTGGAAAAGCCATGGGTCTTTAGAATCAGATTCACCAGAGACAAAACACATCACTCTGAGAAGCTCTTGGAGGACAAGGCGGGGATTACAATCTTTGGAAGACTCTCAAATCAAAGTGGAAAAAAATACAGCTTCCATTCGTACAAAGGCATGCAAGTCATCTACAGACCTCTCTGAAATGGAAGGGACCAATGCAAGAATACATTTACTTGAGCAGAATTCAAGAAGGTCCAGGGCCACTATTAATTCTTGGAATACTCCTGAATTAGAATTCAGAAGGACCCAAAGTAGCTTAAGTGCATCTGAGCTATCTACTCGAAGGAGCTACGTCCATGATCCCATCACTGCTTCTACTTGGAATCACAAAACATTACCA
- the LUZP1 gene encoding leucine zipper protein 1 isoform X1: protein MAEFTGYKETSNRHLRFKLQSLGRRLDELEEATKNLQKAEDELLDLQDKVIQAEGSNSSMLADVEALRKRVLKIEGKDEEIKKAEELCQLMKEKLEGEESLTRELKSEIERLQKRMAELEKLEEAFGRSKNDCTQLCLSLNEEKNLTKKISTELEILRMKVKELEASEDRLDKTEHSLVSELEKLKSLTLSFASERKHFNEREKQNEKLIQELTQKLEQNNKLNRADQTRNASNLLERSSNSLLDRNDLRIEDDLTSVLPSKEARRKGSLDYLKHVENETRNKSENQKNKNQEDNKVKDLNQEIEKLKIQIKHFESLEEELKKMKAKNNDLQDSYLSEQNKNKLLTGQLEEIQIKIKKQKDMENGEVESEEMSFPSRIRHDRPKYRGITAEPAISKHKSRELSPQHRRERTRNREFSSNNDNYTTSSKQVPSPSLITRRTAKASSTSALLDTVISDTKRMEDKSAVATYLSMQKDSGAPQNEVKKSREQPSVLSRYPPAAHEHKSWKASSKPGNESGLKTKIEKPSQTFSDVCQGNSDALDEKSSKGEMTVSLTEKMKISQAEMSDLCVEIPFMKNNHAPSNETASSYRYHISSQMLAAESTSSKAEAATVSVVSHRQSPEGRSKRTINSQEREFTDSFHENIKPPTLLKYSNNSRSQEDILQILTSQGKEGMDQSAPSVTGQTNVGIKPDSLRSKAIKPAIHEKLSTDEEMGKSTNVTTESELETRKKPSSREFSSSRGVLRASLFESDKNTGNEDDPPKSIKISSDATSVGLKSRRSFSPREALRSKAIIKPVIIEKDMKEVMGGAGSEEYSQKQKSLFKTVTNKMKSSITIFPSEPANTRTNTNEAAKERHTSTSNIRVTPNELSTITNNISTPFEISINKSDIALKLSEADKIGDLALRNTTETLISRSSIMIKPSETIEKNSCEPSLETISWKSHGSLESDSPETKHITLRSSWRTRRGLQSLEDSQIKVEKNTASIRTKACKSSTDLSEMEGTNARIHLLEQNSRRSRATINSWNTPELEFRRTQSSLSASELSTRRSYVHDPITASTWNHKTLPEESKDFVPSSRRKQYGSSEQLSQAETSEKRPTSQMELQRRTGTSPHAQLGSKTEDQEGGCRDFSQGNPTSHLWAETGFVSTGI, encoded by the coding sequence atggcagaATTTACAGGTTATAAGGAGACTTCAAATCGCCATCTTCGATTCAAGTTACAGAGTCTTGGCCGTCGTCTTGATGAACTGGAAGAAGCAACAAAAAATCTCCAGAAAGCGGAGGATGAGCTTCTTGACCTTCAAGACAAAGTTATCCAGGCAGAAGGCAGCAATTCTAGCATGCTTGCTGACGTAGAAGCTCTGAGAAAAAGAGTGCTGAAAATTGAAGGCAAGgatgaagaaataaaaaaagctgAAGAGCTCTGTCAGCTGATGAAGGAAAAACTGGAGGGCGAGGAAAGCCTCACTCGAGAACTTAAATCAGAAATTGAACGGCTTCAGAAGAGAATGGCAGAACTGGAAAAACTGGAGGAAGCTTTTGGCAGGAGCAAGAATGATTGTACTCAGCTGTGTCTGAGccttaatgaagaaaaaaatttgACTAAAAAAATATCTACAGAGTTGGAAATACTTAGGATGAAAGTAAAAGAACTTGAAGCATCTGAAGACAGACTGGATAAAACTGAACATAGTTTAGTAAGTGAGTTAGAAAAGCTGAAATCTCTAACACTGAGCTTTGCTAGTGAAAGAAAACACTTCAATGAAAGAGAAAAGCAGAATGAAAAATTAATCCAGGAGCTAACACAAAAACtagaacaaaacaacaaactaAATAGGGCAGATCAAACTAGAAATGCATCAAACCTGCTAGAAAGATCATCAAATAGTCTTCTGGATAGAAATGACCTGAGAATTGAAGATGACTTGACATCTGTGTTGCCCTCTAAAGAAGCCAGAAGAAAGGGAAGCTTGGATTATCTAAAGCATGTAGAAAATGAAACCAGAAATAAATCAGAAAatcaaaagaataaaaatcaaGAAGACAACAAAGTGAAAGATCTCAATCAAGAAATTGAGAAACTTAAAattcaaattaaacattttgaatcTTTAGAAGAAGaacttaaaaaaatgaaagccaaaAATAATGACCTGCAAGATAGTTATCTGAGTGAACAGAATAAAAACAAGCTCCTGACTGGTCAATTGGAagaaattcaaattaaaataaaaaaacaaaaggatatGGAGAACGGTGAGGTGGAAAGTGAAGAAATGAGCTTTCCCAGCAGAATTAGACATGACAGACCTAAATACAGAGGTATCACAGCTGAGCCGGCAATTTCAAAGCACAAGTCACGGGAGCTTTCACCTCAGCATAGACGGGAGAGAACACGGAACAGAGAGTTCTCTTCCAATAATGACAATTATACCACAAGCAGCAAGCAAGTTCCCAGTCCAAGTTTAATTACTAGGAGAACAGCAAAGGCATCTAGTACATCTGCTCTACTAGACACTGTGATTAGTGATACAAAAAGAATGGAAGACAAATCAGCAGTTGCTACATATTTATCTATGCAGAAAGATAGTGGTGCGCCACAAAATGAAGTGAAGAAATCTAGAGAGCAGCCATCTGTGCTGAGTCGATACCCACCGGCTGCACATGAGCACAAATCTTGGAAAGCATCTTCCAAACCTGGGAATGAAAGTGGACTGAAGACCAAGATTGAAAAGCCATCTCAGACATTTAGTGATGTTTGCCAAGGTAACTCTGATGCACTTGATGAAAAATCAAGCAAAGGAGAAATGACTGTATCTTTGACTGAAAAGATGAAAATAAGCCAAGCAGAGATGTCTGATCTCTGTGTAGAGATACCCTTTATGAAAAATAATCATGCACCATCAAATGAAACAGCTTCATCATATAGATACCATATCTCTTCTCAGATGTTAGCAGCTGAATCCACCAGCTCTAAAGCAGAAGCAGCAACAGTCTCTGTTGTATCTCACAGACAGTCCCCAGAAGGGAGATCTAAAAGAACAATAAACTCCCAAGAAAGAGAATTTACAGACTCTTTTCATGAAAATATAAAGCCCCCAACTTTATTAAAGTATTCAAACAACTCAAGAAGTCAAGAAGACATTTTACAGATTCTCACAAGTCAAGGTAAGGAGGGAATGGACCAATCTGCACCATCAGTTACAGGTCAGACAAATGTTGGCATAAAACCTGACTCTTTGAGATCCAAAGCCATCAAACCAGCTATCCATGAAAAACTTAGTACAGATGAGGAGATGGGTAAAAGCACCAATGTTACTACTGAGTCGGAACTGGAGACGAGAAAAAAACCCAGTTCCAGAGAATTCTCAAGCTCCAGAGGAGTTCTCAGAGCATCTCTCTTTGAAAGTGATAAAAATACTGGAAATGAAGATGACCCCCCAAAATCCATAAAGATATCTTCAGATGCCACCAGTGTAGGATTGAAATCCAGACGGTCATTCAGTCCCAGAGAAGCTTTGAGATCAAAAGCCATCATTAAACCTGTAATAATTGAAAAGGACATGAAAGAAGTAATGGGAGGGGCTGGGTCTGAAGAATACTCTCAAAAACAGAAATCTCTCTTTAAAACTGtgacaaataaaatgaaaagcagcATAACAATCTTCCCCTCTGAGCCAGCCAACACAAGGACCAACACAAATGAAGCAGCAAAGGAAAGACATACTTCTACCAGCAATATTAGAGTCACTCCAAATGAGCTGTCAACCATAACAAACAACATCAGCACACCCTTTGAGATCTCAATTAATAAGAGTGATATTGCTCTGAAATTATCTGAGGCAGATAAAATTGGGGACTTAGCTCTGAGAAACACGACAGAAACACTAATCTCAAGAAGCAGTATTATGATAAAACCTTCTGAAACCATTGAGAAGAACAGTTGTGAGCCATCCTTAGAGACAATCAGCTGGAAAAGCCATGGGTCTTTAGAATCAGATTCACCAGAGACAAAACACATCACTCTGAGAAGCTCTTGGAGGACAAGGCGGGGATTACAATCTTTGGAAGACTCTCAAATCAAAGTGGAAAAAAATACAGCTTCCATTCGTACAAAGGCATGCAAGTCATCTACAGACCTCTCTGAAATGGAAGGGACCAATGCAAGAATACATTTACTTGAGCAGAATTCAAGAAGGTCCAGGGCCACTATTAATTCTTGGAATACTCCTGAATTAGAATTCAGAAGGACCCAAAGTAGCTTAAGTGCATCTGAGCTATCTACTCGAAGGAGCTACGTCCATGATCCCATCACTGCTTCTACTTGGAATCACAAAACATTACCA